The sequence below is a genomic window from Phycisphaerae bacterium.
TGGCCCGGTTTGAGCGCGTGACGGAGGTCGATCCGAATTACGTTGCGGCCTACCACCACAAGGCCAAGACGCTGATTACGATGGGGGACATCGAGGCGGCCAAGGCGGTGTTGGAAAAGGGCATGGACCAGGCCGGAAATTGCGGCGAAATGCACGCCAAAGGCGAGATGGAAGAACTTC
It includes:
- a CDS encoding tetratricopeptide repeat protein, which codes for MMSKLEQLERLLAKEPDDAFLNFGMAIELAKAQRYEESLARFERVTEVDPNYVAAYHHKAKTLITMGDIEAAKAVLEKGMDQAGNCGEMHAKGEMEELLNSL